AGCAAGTTTATCAGGCTAACACACAATTTCGAGTGTTAACAAATACATGTTACATCTTTCACTCGCTATCTAGTCAGAACCTTATGTTCGAAGTGCTaacaaataaaatcaataattaaacttttcatCTTAAGTAACAAATGCAGCGGAGTTTTCTTACCTGCAGAAGGATGACACAGTTATACGTTCACATAATGTGATGCTTTGCCTGGTTGGAATCACACCACAGTTGTAACTGTTATCAAAACAAGAGGGGGAAATTAAGGAAAGATTAGAACAGACAAAAAGGAAAGTGACCCTAAACTGTGACGATCTTTGAAAGATGTAAGACATACATGTTCTTGGTTTAAATTAAAATCTCAAATAATTTACACAAACTTGTAAAAAATATAGGAAAACCCTGGCCATTAGGAGAATGAAGGGTTATTCAAACACCAATTTCAACAATATATGATCTCATAATTCATCTATAATTTCCATCTAAATAAGTccaattcaaaggaaattgcaaAAACCAAGAATAAACTAGATGAATTTTAGAACGAAATTGAAGTTTATAACTATTTCAAAACGGAAAAACACGATATTCATTAGTCAGAGCATAGGTATAAAACTTGAAATCAAGAAATCGAAGGGGATTAATCATTtagtcttccatgaaagaatTTACTTACAGCTTTTCCAAGAGCTTATCAGTCATGTCGACACGGAAAGGGTCCTTGGGGTCCATTTGCTTCAATATATTTACCAACTTCTGAATCATGCCGCATATGCTCGAATATCTATTCATATTTCCAGAATTGCATAAAACGTGTTAGATTCTTGTGATATGATTTACGACATAAGATATAATTCAAATGTGCACAATAATAGTTAGTTAATACTTTTTGTAATCATCACGTCCAGTAAGATGGTAACGCTGCATAACTTGGTTCTCTCTGCGACCACCTTCTCTCTTCCATTCCAAGAAGTTAACCTTCTTCAGTAGCTTCTTCTCATGAAACCTTAGCTTCCTCATTATTTATCACACTGTCATCATTACAGTCACATAGACACAtatcaaataaaacaaaagataatactaataatatacAATGTCAAGTAAATTGCAAATATTAACAATAGTAAACAAATTAGATTCATGTCCACACACGTAGCAGATGAAGCAACAAGAGAACaacaataaaagataaaaagaaaattggaaCTTCACTTGGCACCATGCCAGGTGAAACCGAATTTGTTCTATCCCAGCAGCCTTAAATATTCACAGGTCTATTTTTGAACCCTAACCAGCCTGACCCGATGAAACTTTATCATTTACGGGCCACGACTATACCAAGTGAAAATCAAGCCACAACTATAACACTTTGACAATTTCCTTCATAAAATTATGACAATTTTGAATTATGTGATTAAGGTCCAAATTTAGTGCAACATGTGATCAAAGGAAAGCAAGCAATTTCAAGGGAAATAGCCTATAAAAATGCACAAATCGTTTTATTGAGTAATCAAGTAAAGCAAGCAATTTCAAGGAAAGCAAGCAATCAAGTATCAAtttttaaacataattaatgatgcaaaaaagataataaactaGTCCCTAGTACAAAAtactttctcaatttaaatgaacaaaagagagcaaaaaataacataatcaaTAAATCAGATTCAAAGCACGATCTCAAAGTTGGCGTCTATATCTTCATAGGACAAATTTGAAGCTTGACCAACATTTCCTTCATTTTGATTTGCATCTATATCTACATTTGTgtaattttcacaaataaatacCAAGAATAATTCATAATAGCAACTGAGTTGTGAtgaaaacattttttaaattctagcaaaaaaaaaaaaaaaaaaaaaaaaaaaaaaaaaaaaaaaaaaaaaaaaacaaacaaacagagAGCATGGGAACAACAATTTAACTTAACAATTTTATTCTGAGTTGCAGAGAGCATCAATCACattttcaacaacaaattcaactatGATAATTTTCAGCAATAAAAGAATTAGCTCAAAAGATGATTCAcagatacaaaaaaaattagctaaGTGACAACAACATATTCAAGCTTCAGTGATGATAACCAGTAACAAATTCAACTGTGATGATTTTCagcaacaaaaatattttgttcattgatattttcagcaacaaactccgcctatgttacacttgcggtacatagccggtcccaagcccggataaaggaggagggttgtgttaggtcttcggcaaccaacgtaaaaatatagccgaaccccccatgacatgaatcaaagacattattgcgctaaagctaggtcgttaCCCGGAAGTAACGcgccgtatggctcgagtacggtgtcaaagcaagagccgctgcatcggtgcccggatgtagtgttaaatgagcaagggttctcgcgttttcgtgaacggacgagggtaaataagctagttcacaaaggaaaaggtaaaggtcgaagcgacaaaagattgagatttgggacatggaacataggcactctaacaggaaagtccatggaggtggtggatacCATGataaggaggaagattaacattatgtgcctacaagaaacgaaatgggttggtgcaaaggctagggagttggattcttctggtttcaaactttggtatacaggaaaggtgaagaataggaatggagTTGGAATAATTGTAGATAAGCAGTAGAAGAAGGACGTCgtggatgtcaagagggtgggagatcggatcatctctatcaaacttgtggtggagggaggtgctttccatgtgattagcgcctatgcaccgcaagtgggttcggacgaacaacacaagataagattttgggaggatctagagagtttNNNNNNNNNNNNNNNNNNNNNNNNNNNNNNNNNNNNNNNNNNNNNNNNNNNNNNNNNNNNNNNNNNNNNNNNNNNNNNNNNNNNNNNNNNNNNNNNNNNNNNNNNNNNNNNNNNNNNNNNNNNNNNNNNNNNNNNNNNNNNNNNNNNNNNNNNNNNNNNNNNNNNNNNNNNNNNNNNNNNNNNNNNNNNNNNNNNNNNNNNNNNNNNNNNNNNNNNNGAAGTGACTTTCCTTCtgtgtttttttcttaaaaagtaCTATTATTAGACCTGCCATACTATTGAGTCAAACTCAAGATAGCATGGTATTGCTTAAATTGTCATagggtaaagtattattttggtcTCCAATGTTTCGGCCAAATCCTAATTTGgcccctaacgtttcaatcgtttTATTTCAGTCCCAAAATGTTTCAAACGTCCTATTTCAATCCCACAAATTTTCAAACGAGTTCAATGTTATCCCatcattaaatttgatataaacaaTTAGTGTATTgaatagaaaagaaagtaaaTCAACCCACCAACGATAATCAACGTAAAAGcttttcctttgattttgaaGCATTGAtgattaggatttagggtttatttaCAAGAAGGAAATCGAGAAGagaaaatgttataaaaaggtTTTGGTAATGCTTTTCTAATACGGAAGAAGATATGAGTTAACAATAACATTAATGTCCACATCACTCACTGTTAATTATTCGTGTCAAATTTAATGGTAGGACAACATTGAATCCGTTTAAAACTTTTTGGAATAGAAATGGGAcatttgaaacgttagggaccaaattAGGATTTGACCCAAACATTGGGGACCAAAATAGTAATTTACCCAATTGTCATATTCACAAACAAGACTATGTAAATGTGTTGAATAAAAAGTGCATACATCGAAACAAACACTTAATCCATTATACATGACTGTTGACTAGCTCTCTGTTTAGGAAAATTGGAGCAGGCTT
This sequence is a window from Arachis duranensis cultivar V14167 chromosome 2, aradu.V14167.gnm2.J7QH, whole genome shotgun sequence. Protein-coding genes within it:
- the LOC107473589 gene encoding uncharacterized protein LOC107473589, whose translation is MRKLRFHEKKLLKKVNFLEWKREGGRRENQVMQRYHLTGRDDYKKYSSICGMIQKLVNILKQMDPKDPFRVDMTDKLLEKLYNCGVIPTRQSITLCERITVSSFCRRRLATVLVRLKFAEYLKEAVTYIEQGHIRVGPETVTDPAFHVTRNMEDFITWVDSSKIKRKVLQYNDKLDDYDLMN